The Xiphias gladius isolate SHS-SW01 ecotype Sanya breed wild chromosome 9, ASM1685928v1, whole genome shotgun sequence genome window below encodes:
- the LOC120794671 gene encoding clarin-3 — protein MPSTTKTLHFMSSALVTAVSLGLLGYSMSTQWAKTTMECARRGSGFFNGTATITFELFGGNLNRAFCPLFGGTDDFQVISKLMETGVTPVALYILVLCLLALCLLFSAGSILISLYNSVSNPYETYMGPVGVYTCSSLSACLSVAVLIIFAVNVNVTNMAEDLVNNFSEAIPVDLRNKSSEMQLGYYLVIPYTLLSLFGIVLIYMYDHAAYKHRREQQRPTEDAPKEVMMY, from the exons ATGCCCTCCACTACCAAGACTCTACATTTCATGTCCAGCGCGCTGGTTACTGCCGTATCTCTTGGGTTGCTGGGGTACAGCATGTCAACACAGTGGGCTAAGACGACCATGGAGTGCGCAAGAAGAGGAAGTGGCTTCTTCAATGGAACTGCTACAATCACTTTTGAGCTTTTCGGTGGGAATTTGAACAGAGCCTTTTGCCCCTTGTTCGGAGGCACCGATGATTTTCAAG tgatTTCTAAGTTGATGGAAACTGGAGTTACCCCAGTGGCCCtgtacattttggttttgtgcCTGCTGGCCctgtgtctgctgttttctgcCGGCAGCATCCTTATCTCCCTCTACAACAGTGTCAGTAACCCTTACGAGACCTACATGGGGCCTGTTGGAGTCTACACCTGCAGCTCGCTCAGCG CATGTCTCTCAGTTGCGGTCCTTATCATATTTGCGGTGAACGTCAACGTGACCAACATGGCAGAGGATTTGGTAAATAACTTCTCCGAGGCTATTCCGGTAGACCTGAGGAACAAGTCTTCGGAGATGCAGCTAGGATACTACCTGGTCATCCCTTACacgctgctctctctctttggcaTCGTCTTGATATACATGTACGACCATGCGGCCTACAAACATAGGAGAGAACAGCAGAGGCCTACTGAGGACGCACCCAAGGAGGTCATGATGTATTAA